The segment AGGCCATAATCGAAGAAGATCAAGTGAAGACAGAAGACGAAGAATGTCACAGAGTAGATGGTATCCGTGCTGATGCTCTTCGTCAGCGTATGCAGCAGTGGGGAGAAGATAAAGCCAAACACCAGCACTCCCAGAACTGTCTTGGAGTGCCTCGCAACAGCTCCGGAAAGGCGCCTCTCACACGTGGCCAGGTATATCACGTAGCCAGTCAGTGTGGCGAGACTGGAGTGCAGCAGCACCGTCTCCGGAGAGAGCCATCGTGTAAATAGCCCATGGTACAGGATGAGGAAGGCCACGACAATTGAAATTTGCTGGCTCACCTTTGTTGCACCACAGATTGCCTCCAGAAATGTGAATTCCCGCACATTTTGATTCTTTTGCAGCTCCTTCAGGAAGGTCTTTGGTGTGTAGTTGTCCTCAAATCCCTGATTCTCGTAGAGATTCTTCCGCCAGCGTTTCTTTGATCTTCCGGACATTCTTGACTGTTGCGGTGTTGCAGCAAAAATAACCACTATAACCTACAGTGGGGTTTCGCTGTAAGGCCTCAAGTTGTGGAGATTAGGCTGCATTCAGCCCTTCCGATCGGCAAGTCGACCGGTCGATGAGGAATAGACGATTGGCCGATGAGGAAGAGACGATTGGCCGATGAGGAAATGACGATCGGTAAATAGTGCaaataatatcatttttttggtATTATTTGGCCGAATTTGCCTGAAATTCGCATTTGCTAAGACCTTATAAATATTAGCAAAGCGTTCTGTaatagaatttgcaaaaataattgatatttaaaaaaaaaaattcctgtcAAAAAAGTCAGCCGATCGGAAAGTGCAGCACTTTCCGATCGGCTGACTTTTTTGacaggaatattttttttttaaatatcaattatttttgcaaattctattACAGAACGCTTTGCTAATATTTATAAGGTCTTAGCAAATGCGAATTTCAGGCAAATTCGGCCAAATAATaccaaaaaaatgatattatttGCACTATTTACCGATCGTCATTTCCTCATCGGCCAATCGTCTCTTCCTCATCGGCCAATCGTCTATTCCTCATCGACCGGTCGACTTGCCGATCGGAAGGGCTGAATGCAGCCTTAGGAGTTTCTTTTCGAGGAATTTGAATAAACCGGAAgttaattttcccaattttctaatattcttaatgaattttctttgtattgccaatttttctttttattttagagatttttgtatgaaataaGTAGCACCGGGAGTCGGCTGTACACTGAGACTCCACTGTATAATCGATTGTATTTCCGATAGTATCGTATCTAAATGGCGCCATATcgtcaaattcaaattagatTACATTGTAAAAGTCAgaaaaagctacaaaaaatgtgaaaaaattaagaataatttgtaattttatttctcagaattttataattaattttcaaaagatatTCTGAGCGGATAgtctaagaaaaattaaacaaattaatggttttgtgtaaaaaataataaaatattaatcataAAGACTTGCTATTTCTTCAACATcttttttgatcaattttccaaaaagcatgaaaatgcTTATTCcgcaattttccaaattaatcaaagtttcaaaaaaaatctagaaaaaacgtacaaataaataaaaaaagagatcaaaataattaaaaattcttatctgCGATTTGTAGCAGTGTAGATGGGTTGTGTTGGAGCTTCGCCAATGGCCGGGCAACGCCTCGGTAGCGCAGTAGGTAGCGCGTAAGTCTCATAATCTTAAGGTCGTGAGTTCGATCCTCACCCGGggcacatttttttgtctccaacacacaaaaatttcctttttgagaTTTCCATTCCTTTATTTTCCTACCACGCCGAGATCTTATTTTTATGAGCTAATTCTGCGATGTTTTCTTACTTTCCCATTCGCTGAATGGACCATTCCTGCTGGCAAAGTGGGCAACGATTGTTCTGCTTCACCCAGAGAGCCATGCAGCAGTGATGGAATGAATGGTTGCAGTCTCCCCACACGACTACGCAATCCTGCCGTCCCAGGGAATCCTTCTTGCTCTCAGCCTGACATCGAAGACAAGCATCTTGaaagaaaggagaaaaaaaaagattagaaaaaataagtttCTAAAGCTTTTACATCCAGCATTAAGAATGttctaaaactcttcttttaattgatttaattgggCTTCTATGAAAAtaagagcttttaaagctATTTTTAGGCACTCAAAGCTAACAGAAACAGAACAGAAGTTTAATCTATTCCGTTTTGAACATTATGTCATATTTTCCTGATAAAAATGGTAGATTTTTCTGACAAATTGAAACGGAATATTCTTCATATTAAAAgtataattttctgatcaaaagatggGTCTCAGAAAATATGCTGATTTCACCTTTTCAGTTAGCTTTACTCCCgagtttttatttgataagaaaaaagatttatttttaattagaaaaacaGTCATTCGcatcacataaaaaattctaatcttataaataatttccgtttgttgcaaaaaaaaagccaataaagtgttaattgcaaaattgcacTTTGAGTGCCATTGAGTAGGGAATGTGTGTGGGAGTGGTTGAGCAATTAAAATGTTGGTAGCATTCTTATCATCAAAGATTAATTGAAAGATCATCTTGTCACAACAACTTCCTCCTTCCCTATACATTGCAATTCATGCTATTCTGAGGCATGTAGTTGAGGAAATACCATCAAAGGTATGCGTAGGTAGCATCGAAGactgataagaattctttGCGGAAGAGGGTGGACTTCCTCTTTGGCTTCACATCGCGCATACAACGCAGCAGAATCACTGGCCTAGACTGAAATATTCTGGCGGTGAGTGGCCTGTTTGCTCTCATCTTGCAAGCCACACGCGCACCGAAATAGACCACCCCACGTTGGTGATTCCTCACGACACATGCCCCCGCGAGATCACATGGTGATGGTGGTCAGATTAATGGATAAGGTCTCTTCTAAAAACATTGGACGCGCGTGACAatggttcattttttttggcttgTAGCCATTCTCCACACATATGATCCCCCACACATTGAgaacttcttcattttctgGGGCGCGACGCACAAATCGGTCAATTGCCAGGCACATCAGCGCAATTTTATCATCATTCTCGGTCTCATGTGCCACCCAGATCGATGGAATCGATTAATGGCAAAGGCACGAGGGGCTCGTCGACGTGCTATTTCACCAGTACTTACTACCACCACCCATCAATTCTCCATCCAATTGAGTTGTTTCGAttgatttgtgaattttttctctccccaattttttttgattcaatttctttatatttcttatATATAGAGGttactggggtaaaatggtgaacgtgaaaataaaaataaaaattaatatctcaaaaattagtgggtaggggagggcggggctaataaagtcacttaagggtttggaaaaagcctaaaatatcatatttcccagaaagataaaacgaaatgtatagctcatttctttaggaaatttactgctctttaactttttctcagatcattttgttctatttagctaggaaatatgatattttaggctttttccaaacccttaagtgactttattagccccgccctcccctaataatctgtctaattttgtcagtagttgcactttttacccctgcctaagcctagaaagtttcataataattgatctaatattttggcttttatttgaaaaactaaaactgctaaaataatttcattaaattatgattggggaacaaaaaacgcaattaaccattttaccccaggattggggcaaaatggttaAAGTtaaagggtttggaaaaaggacttaaaatgcattttcccgttgagatagaaaataatcgtatgagacaaagttgtagcccggaaaatttcctataggATAGtaaggaaaatgtttctcccaaaaaactaaatttttgcCCCATGTCCCCCTACTTTGTGACTTCTCCTTGACGGGGTTGAATGGCATGACGTAAGGCACCTCTGTTGGTGACGATATTCACaccaagagaaaattattttgctatGAGAGACGATACACTCCTATTTTTGCCACAATCATGAGAAGCTTCTAATAGGTCGCGCCTCCCATTGGTGCATCAATAATTCCGCTGTGACGCGCCTctcttttatctatttttaaacCCATTTTCgtacacacacaaaatttttcattgagcgCCAAAGTCAAAATtgccattgaaaattttcaacaagaaAACATGACgaagacttttcttttgctcatGGCAAAGTCAAACTACGCAATGTGGGGTAATACACCACTTATAAATTGCCagataaacaattaatttgtcaCTATTAACCCCCATATCACCCAACATTGACATCCCATATCAGAAATTactttgaatataaattacatCACAACACACAGCACTGTCTAACTTTAGCTCTTGCGTTTTCTTAAtacgcaaaaaaataaatttgagtaAATTGAGATGTAGGTTTAGtgcggaaaaataaattcatctgGCACTCTTGAgtaaaataaatgaacaaTTGCATGAAAGATTTTGTTGATTGCGTTGCGccgttttaattttaattaaacactttttttgcaatatttctgGCAAGGTCagctttgttttattttcttacatccTCTAAGTACCTTAGGGAGGGgtgggagaagaaaaaaaaaaacatcctctAAGTAGGtagcaaaaataattcaaattttaattttaatttgttttgtatttagagacactttaaaatttaaaaaaaagcataaaatttaagattatGGAATAATTATGGTaacttgaagatttttctggGTGGTTTggagtaattttctttaattctcaataaatgacaaaatattgataaaaagtttaaaacttttgttattttggagatatttttgaaagaattggGGGTAATTTATTCGTGTAGTTTCCGTAATTATTGCACCATcattgtttaatttcttttaattttttctcatatatagGTAAATGTTTTgatatggaaaatattgtgCTCAATTAGCTCAgtttaaatatgtttttttttatttagcattTTACTCTTATCAGCattataaattgtttaatagcattttatttattctatgtaAGAATTTACACCTTGACACCCCGAGAGATAATAGATAATTAGGGCAACGATtacgtggaaaaaaaaaacataaaattaaaagaatttaaaatataacgttctatttcaaaatatttcaattcgAAATGTTTAGATATTTTAGacaaatttaaggaaaaattgcttaaataatagattttacgggaagattttttttaaggaagaaGGGGAGATTCTTTCATTTATCATCACTGTAAAGTGAATACCCCTAATAGCGTGATCTTTAAGTctgtctttttttcaattaatttaaaagtcgTCTCTTCTGAATTAATTACATaactaaattttcttgatatttCCAGTTCATTTCGAACATTTCTGCGCGCATtaatattcatcaaaatgGTAATTTGCAATATTAGAATGTTTATTGTGTGTGAGATAAAACAAATTCATTCTGAATCTTATGGTGCGagcgaagaaaaaattccactcTTGACGACATTCAGAGctgaaaaatgcaaatcatTTAAGCGAGCAAAATgttgcttgattttttttaaacgctaACCgatcaaacattttaaattttgtctTAAATCTAGCAAAAGTTCAACTCAGACCCGTATAGGTCTGTATATTCCACAGAGGTGAGAAAAATTGCTACTTTGATAGGAAACTATAGCAAGGTGAGATTTGTGCTTTGTGTTGGTAATTTTTCTGAGATTGTGCGAGAGAAACGTGCTTCCACCAACGACCTTGTCCGCTCTGTTGCTTATAATTCCACTTTGTTATAATtccaaatataaaattcattctattttagaagaataaaaaaaaatatatcacatGCTTTAAATCTCTTTGCGAATTCTCCCACCAATTCCAATGTGATTGGCTTGAAAGCAAAAGTTGTTGCTGCTTTTTATGCTTTCGTGCATATATAGAATTTGACTTTGCTTCTGAACTTGCAAAATGtgttatatacctacaatgtttttttttctgatgcagaagaaatatttacttaTTAGTACATAATTTTGTTTAAGGTAATGTTTCGGAAGTTTTTGTATTTGCTGGGGGCCTTATTGGGAGAATTTATTagtaatttttcatataaaaaatcattaaaaaaaagctttttcagagcttttaaTCTATATAtggattttaaatttaaattaaaaattaaaaagttttttaatagatttacCAGTAACACTAAAATATTctcagaaaatttcttaataaatatgattttctaaaaggattctcagtgaaaaatcttacaaatcgcgattttccaaaagaaactcattttattttcccggcagatttttcttaatcgaTATAATGACTTCTAAAAGGAAATGCATTCTAgagggaaaatcaattttttctgcaagatatgattttttttttagaatttacaggatatttttccaccttctagcaattttcaaaaattcgtcGCACTTCCATCTACGCAACTACATATCCCCTAAATCAAACATATGTGAACAAATGTTAGCAATTATGATCGATTGATTAGTTTCGATAAAacgtggtgaaaaaaaaagcgtaGCAATATCAGAATTTTCGCAAATTTGTCACTGATTAAGGGGCTTACGCAATacataataaaacaaaatgaaattcagcTATATCCACAATCACTTTCAAACGCTATCATAAAATTTCCTAGTGAGAGAGtctctctaaaaataaaaaaagtatattttgtTTGGCTTTTAGATGTCAGCAtgagtgtttaaaaaaaacgccaTGTGCCATACGCAAATTCTCGTGGCGCGTTTTATCTCTTGTCACCCAACACTTCGATAATGCTTATGAGCGAGAGCTCAAATTCCAAGAGCCTTAGCAAAAATTCGTCGTGTATAATAAAATTCGTGTCATGCAGCAGCAGAAAAACGCGGGTTTTTTCACAGCACCTAATAATGTTATCTCGTTGAGCAATTACATGGAATTTTGGAGGTGTGTCTCATATACACAATTAGTGTATACATACATTGAACATTTCCGGAAAAGGTGGCATTGTCGCACAATTTTTGCCCAAATTGCGCAACACCACTTAAGCATTACATGATTggcaaaaaatagaaaagaacaTCATCAATTTACCAATATTGCCTCCGTGACCGCTAAATGACATTGTGCTCCCCATCAGGAAGTCTTCTAACCCTGGTTCAAAGAGGCAGGAAACTTTTCAGTTTTTGAGCTccctcatttaaaaaaaaatgatgtggaattttttttggctcatcagagaaattttctcttttcacccACCCACCACTTTCTTTATAGGTGTACGGCAAACACCGACACATTCAGCGCGCGCTTTCTTGCACCTATTGCTTAGAAAATTGCACCATAAAGTTGGTGTTTataaaatgtgagaaatattttaatttgcagTCTCTGACTTACTAAACTGTAAACATTTTTCGCCTTGTGTCTGCCATATTGCGTCGGCCTTTTGTTCAATTAGCCGAAACATAGCAATTGTTAGATATTTGGTTTGAATTGTAGCACATTAGAAcattattttgtcaatttaattacaaaatgtatttacataatattctgataaattttcttttctttttatccgTTTTGTGATTAGTGAGGAAAAGGAAATGGCGCAGTATTGAAAATTCGGGATTTTCCTGCtgttttttatggtttttagGACCTACTAAGACCTGCGAACGCCAATATTAATTGAACTAGGAAAAAGAATAGTTTAGACTCTTCTACAGATTTCTTCACGTTTTCATTCGTATAGGTACCCTAGGTCCAATATGGTTAAGTTCTGCAACAAAAATgttcaagaattttaaaatttaatagtttatatttaaaaaaaaatgatgatatTTAAATCGCTgttcattatttaattaatatattttaattattggaaataattttacagTGTATACAAACAGACATGGTTAAAATATCTGTAAAATTccactaaaataaatttgcatttaaccGAATtacatttgcaaattttatgcaaaagaaacCCCTTTTTGCCAATACTTTTTGCTGCATTTCAGAACAGCAAGTCCATTGCAATCCTCTTTACATTTTAcacttgaattaaaaaataaaatttaaataaaatcctaattttttcaACACTAACAAACCTATGAATTCGGCAAATACTCTATGTATGTAGAAGCAATCAAAACTAACAATtatttaaaggatttattaACCcctattttatcaatttcatcaatttcaatgcaaaccttttcaattcattagaaatccaaatgcaaaaaatccatcaaattTTCCCTCCCACAATGTGTGGGTTTTTCTACTGaataaattgctaaattgTATACAATATTTCCTAGAATTAATTGGGTATAGGAGTGGGATAGAGTGTGAGAAACCCACCATGGAGGGGttcaagacaaaaaaaaaacatacataagAATAAATCGTCATGGTTTCATTGGAAAGGTACCACAAATTGCAAAGTTGGGCAAAAATTTAGTTTCGCAATCTAATAGGGAAATCATTTTGTGCCcatatattataaaaataaatattatattcaGCTGTTATGCCCCTCGCACGTGACCCCGCACACCCATTCGTAGCATGACGTCGGAGGCTCGTCGACTACAGCACCAATCAAAGCTCACATTGGTGCTTTGGCCTACACATTATTCTCTCTTGTTCATATGACTTTCGCAATAACGTATACCCACTTGTTGGGACTTTTTTATATTGCTATGGTCACGTGCATCGTACGGTGTGCTCAGTGGTGTGAGTTTAACCaacacatatgtacatacatagcagaCTATATATAGTCTCTATAGAGGCcactatatataatacatatcTTCAACTTTAATcgtcttttatatttttttttcaactccaCGCGCTGCAAATTTACGCGAATTTGCTCTGCGAATCGCGAGGCAAACTGCTGTGCGGATGACTTTCCGCGAAAATGTGAAATTCCGCAGGAAGAGTGAAATAGCTCCAAAATAGTAACGACAACGTATAacatatgtattgtatatgCTTAAAATAAATACCAATGTATGCGATGTAGTAGTTGTAGCACTACTACACCTCTGAGTAGCTATTTTTAGAACAGCagtaaattttactttttcttgcCAAACATTTTCGACATTGGTCGATGATATTGCATGTGAACTGTTTCAAAACCCAAACTCTcgttttttccctcaaaacccgcattttttaaacc is part of the Lutzomyia longipalpis isolate SR_M1_2022 chromosome 3, ASM2433408v1 genome and harbors:
- the LOC129794181 gene encoding RING-box protein 2, which translates into the protein MAEENDNSCDKFDNDACKPDKMFTLKKWNAVALWSWDVECDTCAICRVQVMDACLRCQAESKKDSLGRQDCVVVWGDCNHSFHHCCMALWVKQNNRCPLCQQEWSIQRMGK
- the LOC129794137 gene encoding phosphatidylinositol N-acetylglucosaminyltransferase subunit C, with protein sequence MSGRSKKRWRKNLYENQGFEDNYTPKTFLKELQKNQNVREFTFLEAICGATKVSQQISIVVAFLILYHGLFTRWLSPETVLLHSSLATLTGYVIYLATCERRLSGAVARHSKTVLGVLVFGFIFSPLLHTLTKSISTDTIYSVTFFVFCLHLIFFDYGLEAHMVSRAISLNAAIFGSICLSSRLDTSFHAFVLLATVVELFVLLPILLRRFWAPPLLLPTFIGCMIFLHSISLPTLITYILGLLAINVLFPWLFVRSQPFKHIIHGPWDEAVVESMDL